GCCGCCAGGCGCGTCTCCAAAAGGTCGGAATCCACCTCGTTCTTGGGACACCCCAGCGTAAGAAGGTGGTAACTGAGTCCGTGGACGTCCGAAAAAGGAGGGTTCTGCCGGTTCATCCCCGCTCCCCGTCGCGTGGAGCGTAGGCGCTGCCTATGTATCTCGCCTCGCGTCAGATCTTGATGGTCTTTATCTTCTCGGCCACGCCGCTCCCCACGTCCTTGCCCGAGAAGAAGGACACCGATTTCTCTATCTTCTCCGCCAGGGCGGGCAGTTGGTCCGCGGTGAGGTCGTCTGGGGTCGTCCCGATCAACTCGCAGTTTTTCTTCACCGTGGCCTTGGCGATGAAATCGCCCACTGCCGCCGAAAGGATCTTCTCCACCTCTTGCGCCAGCCTGTTAGCCACCGACACCTCCTGCCCCGATAGCCTTCCGGGTAGATTATAGCAGAGTATGCACATTCTGGTTAACAGCCGTTTTCGCCTCGGCCTCTCCCCGCCGTGACGGCACCGCGGCGGATGCGCATCGTCCTCTCCCCCGCATATCGGGACCATGCGCCATGGGGCCACATTCCCCGGTGCGTGCGCCCGCCCTCCGCGCCGCGTGCAGGGGCCGCCTCATGGTGATGCACTTCCGCGCCCTACGCCCCTCCCTCCCCATCCCCCTGCCGCCGTTTCCTCTCCTCCAGTTCCTCGACGGTCATGAGTACCGCCCTGGGCTTGCTCCCCTCGTAACCCCCTACCACGCCGATCTCCTCCATGAGGTCCACGAGCCTCGCCGCGCGCGCGTATCCCACGCGCAGCTTCCTCTGCAGCAGCGAAGCCGAGGCCACGCCCGACCTCACCACGATCTCGATGGCCTCCTCCAGGAGCTCGTCCTCGCGGGCCTGTTCCTTTCTCTCGCCCGTCGCCTCCTCCATGATCTCCTCGCGGTACTCCGCCTGCTTCTGGCGTTTCACGTAAGCGACCACGGCGGTTATCTCTCTCTCCGAGACATAGGAACCCTGCACCCTCATGGGTTTGGAGCTCCCCGCGGGCAGGAAGAGCATGTCGCCGTGCCCCACCAGTTTCTCCGCCCCGCCGGTGTCCAGGATCACCCGCGAGTCCGCCTGGCTGGCCACGGTGAAGGCGATGCGGGAGGGCATGTTCGCCTTGATGAGCCCGGTCACCACGTCCACGGACGGCCTCTGCGTGGCCACCACCAGGTGTATGCCCACCGCGCGAGCCATCTGGGCGATCCTGGCGATGGAGTCCTCCACCTCTGAGGGGGCCACCATCATGAGGTCCGCGAGCTCGTCGATGACCACCAGGATGTAATAGAGGTCCGGAAAGGCCCTCTCCCCGCGCTCGTCCTTCTCCTTCTCCAGCCCCTCCTTGAGGGCCGAACGGTAGGCCTGGATGTTCTTCACCCCGGCCCGGGAGAGCACCTGGTAGCGCAGCTCCATCTCCCGCACCACCCAGGCCAGGGCCGCCGACGCCTTCTTGGGATCGGTGATGACCGGCGCCAGCAGGTGAGGTATGCCGTTGAAATGCGAGAGTTCCACGTACTTGGGGTCTATCATCATCATGCGCACCTCGCTCGGCGGCGACGCCATGAGCACGGAGGCGATCATGGCGTTGATGCAACAGCTCTTGCCCGTGCCCGTGGCCCCGGCGAGCAGGAGGTGCGGCATATCACGCAGGTCGACGACGACGGGCTGGCCGGAGACGTCCATGCCCAGCCCCACCTTTAGGGGGGACCGGGAGCGGCGGGCCTGCGGCGTGCTCAGGATGTCTCCCAGGGTGACCAGGTCCCTCTCGCGATTGGGGATCTCGATGCCGATGGCCGACTTGCCGGGAATGGGGGTTATGATCCTGATGTCCGGGGAGGCCAGGGCGTAGGCGATGTCGTCGCTCAGGCTGAGCACGCGGTTCACCTTCACGCCGGAACCCAGCTCCACCTCGAACCTGGAGACGGTGGGACCCCGCGTCACCGTGGTCACCGCGGCGTCCACTCCGAAATCTCGCAGCGTCTTCTCCAGCACTGCGATGCTCTCGTTCACGCTGCGGCGGGAAAGGGAGCTGCGTTCCCCCGACCTCGCCAGCAGCTCCAGGGGCGGGAGGCGGTAGGACCTGGAGGCCTCCACGGGGACCTCGATGGCCATCTGGCCCCCTTCCTCCACCGTTACTGCGGCGGCGGAATCATCGGTGGCTGCCTCCGGGGGCCTTGGCGGTATGGGGGTCAACGCCGGTACCGCCTCCCTCTCCCCGGCCGCCGCCGTTTCCACGCCCTTCGTCTTCGGCCTCGCCTTCCTCTCCCTCTCCTCTCCGCTCCTCGTCCCGGCCGCGGCGGCACCGGCGGCCCTCCGCTGCGCGCGCTCCCTCTTCCTCTTCTCCACCCTCTCCTGGAAATACTTGGATATGGTCAGGCCGGTGAGCAGCAGGAAACCTACCAGGAACATCGCCGTCAGCAGCACGTAGGCTCCCGCCCTGCTGAAGAGCTTCACCAGCGGCCACGCCACCACCGCCCCCATGAGGCCGCCTCCCTTCTCCAGGCTCTCGCGGGTGAACATGGCCTCCACGCTTCCCGCTCGCAGGTGCAGCAGGGCGCATGCCGCCATCACCATGATGACCATGCCCGCAAGCTCCACCCAGGTGATGCGCCAGCGGCCTTCCTCGGCCATCTCCCCTATCCTCCCCAGCAGCAGCGCCAGTCCCAGTACCGGGGAAACGAAGGGGAGCACGAAACGCACTCTACCCATGAGGTAGGAGAAGAAGAGGTCCAGCCCGCGTCCCACCGGCCCCAGCGCCTCGAGGAAAAAGGCGAGGAAGAAAAGGACGCCGAGGGTGATGATGGCGACGCCGTAGATCTCCCTGAGGTTTCTCGGAAGCCCCTTCTCGCCGGAACGGCCCCGTTTGCCGCCCGAGCCCTTCGCGGCCCCAGAGGCCTTCTTCCCCGCTCCGCCGCTCTTTCCCGACGGTCTACTTCTCTTTACGCCGCCTTTCGCGGTCATCGCCTGGCGCCGTCCTTTCCCCTGTAGTTATTCCATCCGTCCTCGTCCTCGTCTCGCCCGCGCGACCTCCCAGGGATCCGCACCGCGTTATGACGCATCTCGTGCCGGCCCCGCCGCGTACGGGGCCGGCTCCCCTTCCTCGCTCCGCGCGGACGCGTCCCGGTTTCCTACCACGATAACTTCAACGCCGCGGCGATCTTCACCTTCGTATGGAGGTGCGTGCAGTGCGACCGCGGCGGCCGCCGCGGACCTCCGTGCAGGGGTTGCCGCGGCCTGGAGGAGCACGATGTGCACGTCGGAGCGGTAGCTGTCACAGGCCCATGAGCCTGTCGAGTCCCAGCACCAGGCCCCGGAACTCACGGATGCGGCGCAGGGCCAGTATCACCCCGGGCATGAAAGAGGAGCGGTCGTACGAGTCGTGGCGTATGGTCAGGGTCTGCCCCTGGCTCCCGAAGATCACTTCCTGGTGCGCAACCAGTCCCGGGAGGCGCACGGAATGCACGCGTATTCCGTTGATCTCCAGGCCACGCGCGCCCCCGTCGGCGACCGCACGGGTCTCCGCATCCCCGCCTTCGCCCACCAGGCGCGCGGTCAGGCGTGCCGTTCCCGAGGGGGCGTCCAGCTTCGCGGCATGGTGGAGCTCGACGATCTCGCACGCCTCCATGAAACGGCTGGCCCGGCGGGCGAGATCCATCATCAGCACCGCCCCCACGGCGAAGTTCGGGGCCACCAGGCACGCGACCCCCTTTCCCTCCGCCTCCCTTGCGAACCCCTCCAGGTCCTCCTCGGACAAGCCCGTCGTTCCCACCACGCAATGGATCCCCTGCGAGAGGGCGTAGGCCACATTCTCCCTGGCCGCCTCGGCGAGGGAGAAATCCACCACCGCCTCCACGCCGTTCTTCACCAGCTCCCTTGGATCCGCGGTTACCATCAATTCCCCCGGGAGGCCGGGCACCATCTCCGCTAGTCGCCTCCCCTCCCACGCCGGGTCAACGGCGCATACGAGCTCCAGGTCCGGCTCCGCGGACACCGCCCGGCAGACCTCCCTGCCCATACGTCCGCCAGCTCCGCAAACGCCTACCCTCATCGCGGTCCCCCTTCCATCTCGTCTCACCCGCCGGCCGCCTCTGCCCCTCGACGCCGCCCCGCTGCCGCGCGGCGCCTGCGACCCCGGCACGGTCGTGGGCCTCCCGGGGTTTCGCGCCCTCACGGCCCGCCGGGGTGCCTCACAGCTGCGGGGCCATGGATATCATCACCACGGGGCGGCGCCGGATTGAAGAGTACGTTTTTCGCCTGTCCGCCGTCTCGCACCGGCCCCGGTCCGGACGGCGGGGAACGAGCGCCTCCCTGACCTTCAGAAAAGGTGTCCTTGCAACTCCCTGTCGCCCAGGGGGCCGATGACCGTGGCCACCATCTTCCTGGATCCGAAGAGCTCCCTGGCCAGTCTCAAGACGTCGTCGCCGGTGACGGCGTCGATGCGAGCCAGGAGGTCGTCCAGGCCCAGGATCTCTCCGCCGCATACCTCGGCCTTGCCGATCCTGGTCATGCGGCTGCCGCTGTCCTCCAGGCTGAGCACTAGGTTGCCCTTGATATGGTCCTTGGAGCGGTTCAGCTCCTCCTCGCTCACGCCCTTCTCGGTGAGGTGGGCTATCTCCTCTTTTATCAGCTCCAGTACCGCGGACACGTTTTCGGGGCTGGTCCCGGCATATACCGCCACCAGGCCCGTCTCCACGTACATGGAATGATAGGAGAAGATGGAGTAGACGAGGGCCCTTTCCTCCCTGATCTTCTGGAAGAGCCGGGAGCTCATCCCCCCTCCGAGGATGTTGTCCAGCACCGCGAGAGCGAAGCGGGAGGGGTGCTGACGGGGAAGCCCCTGGGTGCCGATGACGATGTGCGCCTGCTCGGTGGGACGGTCGTAGACCACGGTGTGAGGACGTATCTCGGGCACGAAGGGGTGGCGGGAGGGACAGCCGTCGCCGCCCTCGCAGTCCACCAGTCGGTCCACCAACTCCACCACCCTCTCATGTTCCACGTTGCCCGCCGCCGCCACCACGATATTGCAGGGAAGGTAGTGAGCGCGGTAATACTCCGTTATCTCCTCGCTCCCCAGGGTGCGGATCACGTTCTGGCTGCCGAGCACGCTCTGCCCCAGGGGATGGGACTCCCAGAGGGCGGAGACGAAGAGGTCGTGGATGATGTCGTCCGGGGAGTCCTCGTGCATGGCGATCTCCTCCAGGATGACCCGCCTCTCCGCGTCGACGTCCTGGGGGCGCATGAGGGAACGGAGGAGCATGTCCGTCATCACCTCGAAGGCGTGGTCGAGCTTCTCGTCCAGCACCTTGGAATAGAAGCAGGTGTATTCCTTGGCGGAGAAGGCGTTGAGCTCCCCGCCCATGGCGTCGAACTCCTCTGCGATCCGCCGCGCGGTGCGGCGCGCCGTGCCCTTGAAGAGAAGGTGTTCTATGAAGTGGCTGATGCCCGAGAGCTCGCGCGGTTCGTCGCGGGATCCCACCCCTACCCAGAAACCCGTGGTCACGCTGCGCAGGCTGGGCATCCTTTCCGTGAGGATGCGGATGCCGTTCTCGTTCCGCGTGATCCGTAAGTCCTTCTCGCGCATCTGAGGCGGGCCCGCTCCCGATCGCTCAGTCACGCCGCTGGCGCATCTGGTCGCCCCGGCCCCGGTCCCTTTCGCCCTGCCTGCCCTGCTGGCCCGAGGAGTTCCTCGGCTGCTGCCTGGAGTTCCGGCGCTGCTCGCCGCCGCGCGCTTCGCCCCTACGCTCCTCGCGCGGTGGGGCCGCCTCCGCGATATGCTCGGGAACCTCGATATCCAGAGCCTTCAGGTTCACCCTTCCCAGTTTGTCTATCTCCGTCACCTCCACCTTCACGCGGTCTCCCACGTTGATCACGTCCTCGACCCGCGGTATGTGGCGGTCGGATAGTCTGGAAATATGTACCAGACCCTCCTTCCCCGGCAGGTATTCCACGAAGGCGCCGAAGCTGGTGGTACGGGTGACCGTGCCCTCGAACTGCTCCCCAGGACGCGCCTCCCGGATGATCTGCTCCACCATGAGTCGCGCGCCCTGAGCGCTCGCCAGGTCCTTGGCGGTGATGAACACCCTTCCGTCGTCCTCGATGTCCAGCTCCACGTCGTGCTCGGCGACGATGCGGTGGATGACCTTGC
This window of the Actinomycetota bacterium genome carries:
- a CDS encoding insulinase family protein, encoding MREKDLRITRNENGIRILTERMPSLRSVTTGFWVGVGSRDEPRELSGISHFIEHLLFKGTARRTARRIAEEFDAMGGELNAFSAKEYTCFYSKVLDEKLDHAFEVMTDMLLRSLMRPQDVDAERRVILEEIAMHEDSPDDIIHDLFVSALWESHPLGQSVLGSQNVIRTLGSEEITEYYRAHYLPCNIVVAAAGNVEHERVVELVDRLVDCEGGDGCPSRHPFVPEIRPHTVVYDRPTEQAHIVIGTQGLPRQHPSRFALAVLDNILGGGMSSRLFQKIREERALVYSIFSYHSMYVETGLVAVYAGTSPENVSAVLELIKEEIAHLTEKGVSEEELNRSKDHIKGNLVLSLEDSGSRMTRIGKAEVCGGEILGLDDLLARIDAVTGDDVLRLARELFGSRKMVATVIGPLGDRELQGHLF
- a CDS encoding DNA translocase FtsK 4TM domain-containing protein produces the protein MTAKGGVKRSRPSGKSGGAGKKASGAAKGSGGKRGRSGEKGLPRNLREIYGVAIITLGVLFFLAFFLEALGPVGRGLDLFFSYLMGRVRFVLPFVSPVLGLALLLGRIGEMAEEGRWRITWVELAGMVIMVMAACALLHLRAGSVEAMFTRESLEKGGGLMGAVVAWPLVKLFSRAGAYVLLTAMFLVGFLLLTGLTISKYFQERVEKRKRERAQRRAAGAAAAGTRSGEERERKARPKTKGVETAAAGEREAVPALTPIPPRPPEAATDDSAAAVTVEEGGQMAIEVPVEASRSYRLPPLELLARSGERSSLSRRSVNESIAVLEKTLRDFGVDAAVTTVTRGPTVSRFEVELGSGVKVNRVLSLSDDIAYALASPDIRIITPIPGKSAIGIEIPNRERDLVTLGDILSTPQARRSRSPLKVGLGMDVSGQPVVVDLRDMPHLLLAGATGTGKSCCINAMIASVLMASPPSEVRMMMIDPKYVELSHFNGIPHLLAPVITDPKKASAALAWVVREMELRYQVLSRAGVKNIQAYRSALKEGLEKEKDERGERAFPDLYYILVVIDELADLMMVAPSEVEDSIARIAQMARAVGIHLVVATQRPSVDVVTGLIKANMPSRIAFTVASQADSRVILDTGGAEKLVGHGDMLFLPAGSSKPMRVQGSYVSEREITAVVAYVKRQKQAEYREEIMEEATGERKEQAREDELLEEAIEIVVRSGVASASLLQRKLRVGYARAARLVDLMEEIGVVGGYEGSKPRAVLMTVEELEERKRRQGDGEGGA
- a CDS encoding 4-hydroxy-tetrahydrodipicolinate reductase, whose protein sequence is MRVGVCGAGGRMGREVCRAVSAEPDLELVCAVDPAWEGRRLAEMVPGLPGELMVTADPRELVKNGVEAVVDFSLAEAARENVAYALSQGIHCVVGTTGLSEEDLEGFAREAEGKGVACLVAPNFAVGAVLMMDLARRASRFMEACEIVELHHAAKLDAPSGTARLTARLVGEGGDAETRAVADGGARGLEINGIRVHSVRLPGLVAHQEVIFGSQGQTLTIRHDSYDRSSFMPGVILALRRIREFRGLVLGLDRLMGL